In the Nicotiana tabacum cultivar K326 chromosome 16, ASM71507v2, whole genome shotgun sequence genome, one interval contains:
- the LOC107775269 gene encoding putative membrane protein At1g16860 has translation MGSRSGSHQLSNGLIVSGRPEQLKERQPTMASRAVPYTGGDVKKSGELGKMYGVGPPGPPPTLLKPSSRSSSSQHNNSGPVRSGPNSGPMVHKPGSSGPIRKSSSSSSGQLMTPIQPTGLITSGPLSTNASRRSGPLEPTGSFKKVVYGSAVTSLGDVIKLGFRVSRVTMWVFLVVVLMGLVVGAFLMVAVKKAMILVAIAGVLAPMVMILLWNFGYKERGLLGFLKRYPDAELRGAVDGQYVKVTGVVTCGSIPLETSFQQIPRCVYASTELYEYKGWGGKSAHPSHRCFSWGRRHSEKYVADFYISDFQSGLRAMVKAGYGAKVAPFVKPTTVIDVTKSNKELSPNFLRWLADRSLSSDDRIMRLKEGYIKEGSTVSVMGVVRRHENVLMIVPPAEPISTGCQWTRCLLPTYIEGLILTCDDSQNSDVIPV, from the exons ATGGGTTCTCGAAGCGGGTCGCACCAGCTGAGCAACGGGTTAATCGTCTCGGGTCGACCCGAGCAGCTCAAGGAACGTCAGCCCACAATGGCCTCCCGCGCCGTGCCGTACACTGGTGGCGACGTCAAGAAGTCCGGCGAGTTGGGGAAGATGTACGGCGTCGGTCCTCCTGGCCCACCACCAACTCTTCTCAAACCCTCATCAAGGTCCTCATCTTCACAGCACAACAACAGCGGACCTGTTAGATCCGGCCCGAATTCCGGCCCTATGGTCCATAAACCCGGAAGTTCCGGCCCGATTAGGAAATCATCATCGTCTTCCTCCGGTCAGCTTATGACTCCGATTCAACCTACAGGCCTCATTACATCTGGCCCGTTGAGTACTAATGCGAGCCGGCGATCCGGCCCGCTCGAGCCCACCGGTTCGTTTAAGAAAGTTGTGTACGGTTCTGCTGTTACGAGCTTGGGAGATGTGATAAAGCTAGGATTCAGGGTTTCAAGGGTAACAATGTGGGTGTTTTTAGTGGTAGTGTTGATGGGTTTGGTGGTGGGTGCATTTCTAATGGTGGCGGTTAAAAAGGCGATGATTCTCGTGGCGATAGCGGGTGTTTTAGCTCCAATGGTGATGATTTTACTGTGGAATTTTGGGTATAAAGAACGAGGGTTGTTGGGTTTTTTGAAAAGATATCCTGATGCTGAGCTTAGAGGTGCCGTTGATGGTCAATATGTCAAGGTCACTGGG GTTGTCACTTGTGGAAGTATCCCACTTGAAACTTCTTTTCAGCAGATACCTAGATGTGTATATGCTTCTACAGAACTGTATGAATACAAAGGTTGGGGTGGTAAATCTGCACATCCTAGCCACCGTTGCTTCTCATGGGGACGCAGGCATTCGGAG AAATATGTAGCTGATTTCTATATCTCAGACTTCCAGTCGGGATTAAGAGCTATGGTGAAGGCAGGTTATGGAGCAAAAGTTGCCCCATTTGTCAAGCCGACAACAGTTATTGATGTAACAAAGAGTAACAAAGAGTTGTCTCCCAACTTCCTGCGCTGGCTTGCTGATCGGAGCCTCTCAAGTGATGACCGCATAATGCGCCTCAAAGAAGG CTACATCAAAGAAGGGAGCACTGTAAGCGTCATGGGTGTTGTAAGGCGCCATGAGAATGTCCTAATGATTGTTCCACCAGCGGAGCCTATTTCAACAGGTTGTCAGTGGACTCGCTGCCTTCTCCCTACTTACATTGAAGGCCTCATCTTAACATGTGATGACAGTCAGAATTCAGATGTGATCCCTGTATAA